In Dietzia sp. ANT_WB102, a genomic segment contains:
- a CDS encoding DUF3499 domain-containing protein, whose product MSENRRCCRPGCPNRAVATLTYVYADSTAVIGPLPAVQEPHAWDLCAAHALRITAPRGWDLVRHPDIDTSAEDSDLTALLDAVTGGPIGGRRTGTALVDADRLRRLGVSDPGPVLDHARTRAETGPRSDPGAPGAAARPHLRVVPDMTTASDAEAGGSGDGRHEPGPTPR is encoded by the coding sequence GTGAGTGAGAACCGTCGTTGCTGCCGTCCGGGGTGTCCCAACCGCGCGGTCGCCACGCTCACCTACGTATACGCGGACTCAACGGCCGTCATCGGCCCGTTGCCCGCGGTGCAGGAGCCGCACGCCTGGGATCTGTGCGCTGCCCACGCGCTGCGCATCACGGCCCCCAGGGGTTGGGATCTAGTGCGCCATCCAGACATCGATACCTCGGCCGAGGACTCGGATCTCACGGCGTTGCTCGACGCGGTGACCGGCGGGCCCATCGGCGGGCGCAGGACGGGCACCGCACTGGTCGATGCTGATCGACTGCGTCGCCTCGGCGTCTCCGATCCCGGGCCGGTACTCGACCACGCCCGCACCCGGGCGGAGACCGGTCCACGGTCCGACCCAGGTGCCCCCGGGGCCGCAGCTCGCCCCCACCTGCGTGTGGTGCCTGATATGACCACTGCATCCGACGCCGAAGCCGGCGGATCCGGTGACGGCCGGCACGAGCCGGGCCCGACCCCGCGCTGA
- a CDS encoding phosphomannomutase/phosphoglucomutase yields MARSAESVRAVIKAYDVRGVVGEQIDGDFVREVGASFARLMRSEGAGTVVIGYDMRDSSPALSDAFADGVTAQGLDVVTIGLASTDQLYFASGLLDCPGAMFTASHNPARYNGIKLCRAGAKPVGQESGLRTIADEVIEGVPAYDGEAGTATERDVLDAYGEYLRGLVDLSGIRPLKVAVDAGNGMGGHTVPAVLGGLPLEIVPLYFELDGTFPNHEANPLEPANLVDLQALVRDSGADIGLAFDGDADRCFVVDERGEPIAPSAITALVAERELAKDPGASIIYNLITSRAVPELVEEKGGVAVRTRVGHSFIKAQMADTGAVFGGEHSAHYYFRDFWGADSGMLAAMHVLAALGAQDGTLSALMDEYTRYAASGEINSTLDSAEAQTERMEAVVAAFSGRAVSIDRLDGVTVDLGGGSWFNLRASNTEPLLRLNAEAPTREDVAAVVDEVLAIVRA; encoded by the coding sequence GTGGCACGTAGCGCCGAGTCCGTCCGAGCAGTCATCAAGGCGTACGACGTCCGCGGCGTCGTCGGAGAACAGATCGACGGCGACTTCGTCCGTGAGGTCGGCGCGTCGTTCGCCCGGCTCATGCGTTCTGAGGGTGCAGGCACCGTGGTGATCGGGTACGACATGCGGGACTCGTCGCCGGCCCTGTCTGATGCGTTCGCGGACGGCGTCACCGCCCAGGGGCTGGACGTGGTGACCATCGGCCTGGCCTCGACAGATCAGCTCTACTTCGCCTCCGGCTTGCTCGACTGTCCTGGCGCTATGTTCACCGCAAGTCATAACCCCGCCCGCTACAACGGCATCAAGCTGTGTCGCGCCGGAGCCAAGCCGGTCGGCCAGGAGTCCGGCCTGCGGACGATCGCTGACGAGGTGATCGAGGGCGTGCCCGCGTACGACGGTGAGGCGGGGACCGCGACCGAGCGGGACGTGCTCGACGCCTACGGGGAGTACCTGCGTGGTCTGGTTGACCTGTCGGGCATCCGCCCGCTCAAGGTGGCCGTCGACGCCGGCAACGGAATGGGCGGGCACACCGTGCCTGCGGTCCTCGGCGGGCTGCCGCTGGAGATCGTGCCGCTGTACTTCGAGCTCGACGGGACCTTCCCCAACCACGAGGCCAACCCGCTGGAGCCGGCCAACCTCGTCGATCTCCAGGCTCTCGTCCGGGACAGCGGGGCCGACATCGGGTTGGCGTTCGACGGTGACGCCGACCGCTGCTTCGTTGTGGACGAGCGAGGCGAGCCGATCGCACCGTCGGCCATCACCGCACTCGTTGCCGAGCGGGAGCTGGCCAAGGACCCGGGCGCCTCGATCATCTACAACCTCATCACGTCCCGGGCCGTCCCGGAACTCGTCGAGGAGAAGGGCGGCGTCGCCGTCCGCACCCGGGTGGGTCACAGCTTCATCAAGGCGCAGATGGCCGACACCGGCGCCGTCTTCGGTGGGGAGCACTCGGCGCATTACTACTTCCGTGACTTCTGGGGCGCGGACTCGGGGATGCTCGCGGCGATGCACGTACTGGCTGCCCTGGGCGCGCAGGACGGCACCCTGTCAGCGCTCATGGACGAGTACACCCGCTACGCCGCCTCCGGGGAGATCAACTCCACGCTCGACTCCGCCGAGGCGCAGACGGAGCGCATGGAGGCCGTCGTCGCGGCGTTCTCGGGTCGCGCCGTCTCGATCGACCGGCTTGACGGCGTGACCGTGGACCTCGGGGGCGGCTCGTGGTTCAACCTGCGTGCATCCAACACCGAGCCACTGCTTCGCCTCAACGCCGAGGCGCCGACCAGGGAGGACGTCGCCGCTGTGGTCGACGAGGTCCTTGCGATCGTCCGTGCCTGA
- the manA gene encoding mannose-6-phosphate isomerase, class I, translating into MVALEPVVQAYAWGSRTALPELCGTTSPAPHPVAEHWFGAHDSGSSQCADGRSLDSRIATDPEGELGARVLAEYGGGLPFLVKLLSAEQALSLQAHPSPEKAREGFAAEDARGIAVDAADRNYRDGNHKPEILVALTEFHALVGFRPVESTVALFDAFDVASLKPYRDMLAGQPDAEGLRAVFTTFITMPHAALAAVVAELVTRAVVYLTEHGVEGPWSQVAATVTELAERYPIDPGVLCAMLLNRVVLQPGEAVYLGPGQLHAYLRGVGVEVMANSDNVLRGGLTPKHVDVPELMRVLEFGPLADPTVRAVDAERGIPGEVDYPTPEPDFALSRIDLSADRPVEWRPGGPEVLLCTAGEAIVVEDGASEVLVPGRAVWVPASTSRVCLRGTGEATVFRTRVGDR; encoded by the coding sequence GTGGTCGCACTCGAACCGGTGGTCCAGGCCTACGCCTGGGGCTCCCGGACAGCGCTCCCCGAATTGTGCGGGACCACCTCGCCGGCGCCCCACCCCGTCGCCGAGCACTGGTTCGGCGCCCACGACTCCGGGTCCTCGCAGTGCGCCGACGGTCGCTCCCTCGACTCCCGGATCGCCACGGACCCAGAGGGTGAACTGGGCGCGCGGGTGCTAGCCGAATACGGCGGGGGACTGCCGTTCCTGGTCAAACTGCTCTCCGCTGAGCAGGCGCTGTCACTTCAGGCACACCCGTCACCGGAGAAGGCGCGGGAGGGTTTCGCGGCAGAGGACGCCCGTGGGATCGCCGTCGATGCAGCGGACCGGAACTACCGCGACGGCAACCACAAACCGGAGATCCTGGTCGCGCTCACCGAGTTCCACGCGCTCGTGGGCTTCCGCCCTGTGGAGTCCACGGTCGCACTGTTCGATGCGTTCGACGTGGCTTCCCTGAAGCCCTATCGGGACATGCTCGCCGGACAACCCGACGCGGAGGGCCTGCGAGCGGTCTTCACCACGTTCATCACCATGCCGCACGCCGCGCTCGCCGCGGTCGTGGCCGAGCTGGTGACCCGGGCCGTGGTGTATCTCACCGAGCACGGCGTCGAGGGTCCGTGGTCGCAGGTGGCGGCCACGGTCACCGAGCTCGCCGAGCGGTATCCGATTGATCCGGGAGTCCTGTGCGCGATGCTGCTCAACAGGGTCGTCTTGCAGCCCGGCGAGGCCGTCTATCTGGGCCCGGGGCAGCTTCATGCCTACCTACGGGGAGTCGGCGTGGAGGTCATGGCCAACTCCGACAACGTCCTGCGCGGTGGCCTGACGCCGAAACATGTCGACGTTCCCGAGCTGATGAGGGTGCTCGAGTTCGGCCCCCTGGCCGACCCGACCGTCCGGGCTGTGGACGCCGAACGCGGCATTCCCGGAGAGGTCGACTACCCCACGCCGGAGCCGGACTTCGCCCTGTCGCGCATCGATCTGTCGGCGGATCGACCAGTCGAGTGGCGGCCGGGCGGTCCCGAGGTGTTGCTGTGCACCGCCGGCGAGGCGATCGTGGTCGAAGACGGAGCGAGTGAAGTGCTTGTCCCGGGGAGGGCCGTGTGGGTGCCCGCCTCGACCTCGCGGGTGTGCCTGCGCGGCACCGGCGAGGCCACCGTGTTCCGTACCCGCGTCGGGGACAGGTGA
- the ahcY gene encoding adenosylhomocysteinase has protein sequence MSADLQVQSVNGVEFKVADLSLAEAGRKQIRLAEHEMPGLMALREEYATEQPLAGARIAGSIHMTVQTAVLIETLTALGAEVRWASCNIFSTQDEAAAAVVVGPEGTPEAPQGVPVFAWKGETLTEYWWCTEQIMTWPGTEPNMILDDGGDATMLVIKGKEFEQAGAVPSDDAAWSAEERVFHALLRESVPANPGKYTAIAESVQGVTEETTTGVHRLYHFHNEGVLPFPAMNVNDAVTKSKFDNKYGTRHSLLDGINRGTDALIGGKKALVCGYGDVGKGCAEALAGQGARVQVTEIDPINALQALMDGFDVVTVDEAIADADIIITATGNKDIITFDHMTRMKNKAILGNIGHFDNEIDMAGLESAEDVTRINIKPQVDEFVFGDDGRSIIVLSEGRLLNLGNATGHPSFVMSNSFSDQVIAQIELFTKADQYPIGVHLLPKILDEKVARLHVEALGGSLTTLAKDQAEYIGVDVEGPYKPEHYRY, from the coding sequence ATGTCCGCTGATCTGCAGGTTCAGTCCGTCAACGGTGTCGAGTTCAAGGTGGCGGATCTGTCGCTGGCGGAGGCGGGCCGCAAGCAGATCCGTCTGGCCGAGCACGAGATGCCGGGTCTGATGGCGCTGCGCGAGGAGTACGCGACCGAGCAACCGCTCGCTGGCGCACGGATCGCCGGGTCGATTCACATGACGGTGCAGACCGCTGTGCTCATCGAGACGCTGACCGCGCTGGGCGCGGAGGTCCGTTGGGCGTCGTGCAACATCTTCTCCACGCAGGACGAGGCGGCCGCGGCTGTCGTGGTGGGCCCCGAGGGGACGCCGGAAGCCCCGCAGGGTGTGCCGGTGTTCGCGTGGAAGGGCGAGACCCTGACCGAGTACTGGTGGTGCACCGAGCAGATCATGACCTGGCCGGGCACCGAGCCGAACATGATCCTCGACGACGGTGGCGATGCCACGATGCTGGTCATCAAGGGCAAGGAGTTCGAGCAGGCTGGTGCGGTCCCGTCGGACGATGCAGCCTGGTCGGCAGAGGAGAGGGTCTTCCACGCGCTGCTGCGTGAGTCCGTTCCGGCCAACCCGGGCAAGTACACGGCGATCGCCGAGTCCGTCCAGGGTGTGACCGAGGAGACCACCACCGGCGTGCACCGCCTGTACCACTTCCACAACGAGGGCGTGCTGCCGTTCCCGGCGATGAACGTTAACGACGCGGTCACCAAGAGCAAGTTCGACAACAAGTACGGCACCCGCCACTCGCTGCTGGATGGCATCAACCGCGGCACCGACGCCCTGATCGGTGGCAAGAAGGCCCTGGTGTGTGGCTACGGTGACGTGGGTAAGGGCTGCGCGGAGGCCTTGGCGGGACAGGGCGCGCGTGTGCAGGTCACGGAAATCGATCCGATCAACGCCCTACAGGCGCTGATGGACGGATTCGACGTGGTGACCGTTGATGAGGCCATTGCCGACGCGGACATCATCATCACGGCCACCGGCAACAAGGACATCATCACGTTCGATCACATGACGCGGATGAAGAATAAGGCCATCCTCGGAAACATCGGTCACTTCGACAACGAGATCGACATGGCGGGTCTCGAGTCGGCTGAGGACGTCACCCGCATCAACATCAAGCCGCAGGTCGACGAGTTCGTCTTCGGCGATGACGGTCGCTCGATCATCGTGCTGTCCGAGGGGCGCCTGCTCAACCTGGGCAACGCCACCGGACATCCGTCTTTCGTGATGTCCAACAGCTTCTCCGACCAGGTGATCGCCCAGATCGAGCTGTTCACCAAGGCCGACCAGTACCCGATCGGTGTACACCTGCTGCCCAAGATCCTCGACGAGAAGGTCGCCCGCCTGCATGTGGAGGCGCTCGGCGGGTCCCTGACCACGCTCGCGAAGGACCAGGCCGAGTACATCGGTGTGGACGTCGAGGGCCCCTACAAGCCCGAGCACTACCGCTACTGA
- a CDS encoding dTMP kinase, producing the protein MVARLVVVEGLDGAGKNTLTTALVAELGSRGLSVGRLSFPRYGTLHADLAADALHGGQAGTADSPHAMALLFAMDRHAALGELTELGLTHDVVLLDRYVASNAAYTAARLGPGREEEVVEWIGELEFERLGLPVPDLQLLLDTPVELAVERAGSREEADPGRTRDRYERDTDLQAATGQVYRRLATAGWRSPWRVIGADLGVRELAELVVPPSGAARHPDPEGRPGKV; encoded by the coding sequence ATGGTCGCGAGACTGGTGGTCGTCGAGGGACTCGACGGTGCGGGCAAGAACACGCTGACGACGGCGCTCGTCGCGGAGCTCGGCTCCCGCGGACTCTCAGTGGGTCGCCTGTCCTTTCCCCGGTACGGCACACTCCACGCCGACCTGGCTGCCGACGCCCTGCACGGCGGCCAGGCCGGCACCGCGGACTCGCCCCACGCGATGGCGCTGCTGTTCGCGATGGACCGGCACGCCGCGCTGGGGGAGCTCACCGAGTTGGGCTTGACGCACGACGTGGTGTTGCTCGATCGGTACGTGGCGTCCAACGCCGCGTACACCGCCGCCAGGCTCGGCCCGGGCCGCGAGGAAGAAGTGGTCGAGTGGATCGGCGAGCTCGAGTTCGAACGACTCGGATTGCCGGTCCCGGACCTGCAGCTCCTGCTCGATACCCCCGTGGAGCTGGCCGTCGAGCGAGCCGGTTCCCGGGAGGAGGCTGACCCGGGACGCACCCGCGACCGCTACGAACGCGACACCGACCTGCAGGCGGCGACCGGGCAGGTCTATCGTCGGCTCGCCACCGCCGGGTGGCGGTCGCCCTGGCGCGTGATCGGGGCGGACCTAGGCGTCCGGGAGTTGGCCGAGCTCGTCGTCCCGCCGTCCGGCGCCGCGCGGCATCCCGATCCTGAGGGGCGGCCGGGTAAGGTCTGA
- the mtrA gene encoding MtrAB system response regulator MtrA, translating to MSPKILVVDDDAALAEMLTIVLRGEGFETEIVGDGVQAIETFRAVQPDLVLLDLMLPGKSGIDVCRDIRAESRVPIVMLTAKTDTVDVVLGLESGADDYIMKPFKPKELVARIRARLRRGEDEPSELLHIGDVTIDVPAHTVTRDGTPIPLTPLEFDLLVELARKPRQVFTREVLLEHVWGYRHSADTRLVNVHVQRLRAKIEKDPENPEVVLTVRGVGYKAGPVS from the coding sequence ATGAGCCCGAAGATCCTCGTCGTCGACGACGACGCCGCACTGGCAGAGATGCTCACCATCGTCCTGCGGGGCGAGGGGTTCGAGACCGAGATTGTCGGCGACGGAGTCCAGGCCATCGAGACATTCCGCGCCGTTCAGCCCGATCTGGTGCTGCTGGATCTCATGCTGCCCGGAAAGAGCGGGATCGACGTGTGTCGCGACATCCGCGCCGAGTCCCGCGTGCCGATCGTCATGCTGACCGCCAAGACCGACACCGTCGATGTGGTGCTCGGTCTGGAGTCCGGGGCGGACGACTACATCATGAAGCCCTTCAAGCCGAAAGAGCTGGTGGCCCGGATACGGGCGCGGCTGCGCCGCGGCGAGGACGAGCCCAGCGAACTGCTGCACATCGGCGACGTCACCATCGACGTTCCCGCGCATACGGTCACCCGCGACGGCACGCCGATCCCGCTCACCCCGCTGGAGTTCGACCTTCTCGTGGAACTCGCCCGCAAGCCCCGCCAGGTGTTCACCCGTGAGGTTCTGCTCGAGCACGTCTGGGGCTACCGCCACTCGGCTGACACCAGGCTGGTCAACGTCCACGTCCAGCGCTTGCGCGCGAAGATCGAAAAGGATCCGGAGAACCCGGAGGTCGTACTCACGGTCCGTGGTGTCGGTTACAAGGCGGGCCCGGTCTCGTGA
- the mtrB gene encoding MtrAB system histidine kinase MtrB: protein MTTARPDDAVASTGDEREAPDATDSSPTLRERLAYLDPAAIGGRIARLWRRSLQLRVVTSTLALSMGVILTIAFMLQSQMAAQLLSTKLDAAMEQASRLRITVQAQIAATDEGTSEQSRLDQARSAISDRGLASGGDSVHAGTFDPILVVPDQTGRGQVVSPADAQVPPELQSLVQRGRIAYQYVTVDFRGEQAKALMLGTPTDSSIPGLELYLVYPLIAEEQTLGIMRGIVATAGLAIIVLSAAIAWIVARQVVLPVRQAASIAQRFANGHLKERMVIRGEDDVARLALAFNDMAQSLSDQITQLEEFGDLQKRFTSDVSHELRTPLTTVRMAADIISDSADDLDAPTKRAVELLESELDRFESLLTDLLEVSRHDAGMAELAVAEMDVRTAVKDAVGTVAHIAEATGVEVEVDMPEEPVMADVDSRRVERILRNLVANALDHSESKPVKVTLRSSDAALAVSVRDHGVGLKPGEETRVFNRFWRADPSRVRRSGGTGLGLAIALEDAKLHGGRLDCWGSPGEGSCFRLTIPRRRGGTLTSSPLPLTPEDEARLMRTGSPTPLERVPGAGESRP, encoded by the coding sequence GTGACCACCGCTCGTCCCGACGACGCGGTAGCGTCCACCGGGGACGAGCGCGAGGCCCCGGACGCGACGGACTCGTCACCGACCCTCCGGGAGCGGCTGGCCTACCTGGACCCAGCCGCCATCGGTGGGCGGATTGCGAGGCTGTGGCGGCGTTCGCTGCAGTTGCGGGTCGTCACCTCGACCCTTGCGCTGTCGATGGGCGTGATCCTCACCATCGCGTTCATGCTGCAGAGCCAGATGGCCGCACAGTTGCTGTCGACCAAGCTCGACGCCGCGATGGAGCAGGCCAGCAGACTCCGCATCACGGTGCAGGCGCAGATCGCCGCCACCGACGAGGGCACGAGCGAACAGTCTCGACTCGACCAGGCCCGCAGTGCGATCAGTGATCGTGGCCTGGCGTCGGGAGGGGACTCTGTCCACGCCGGCACCTTTGACCCGATCCTCGTCGTGCCGGATCAGACTGGTCGCGGCCAGGTTGTCAGCCCCGCAGACGCGCAGGTGCCACCTGAACTGCAGTCCCTCGTCCAACGGGGCCGGATCGCGTACCAATACGTCACCGTCGACTTCCGCGGCGAGCAGGCAAAGGCACTCATGCTCGGCACACCGACGGACTCGTCGATACCCGGGCTCGAGTTGTACCTGGTGTACCCGCTCATCGCGGAGGAACAAACCCTCGGGATCATGCGTGGCATCGTCGCCACCGCGGGCCTGGCGATCATCGTCCTGTCGGCGGCGATCGCGTGGATAGTGGCTCGGCAGGTCGTGCTGCCGGTGCGGCAGGCGGCCTCGATCGCCCAGCGCTTCGCGAACGGACACCTCAAGGAACGGATGGTCATCCGCGGTGAGGACGACGTTGCGCGCCTGGCCCTGGCGTTCAATGACATGGCGCAGAGCCTGTCCGACCAGATCACCCAGCTCGAGGAATTCGGTGACCTGCAGAAGCGCTTCACCTCTGATGTCTCCCACGAGCTACGCACCCCGCTGACCACCGTTCGTATGGCAGCCGACATCATCTCCGACTCGGCCGACGACCTGGACGCCCCCACCAAGCGGGCGGTGGAGCTCCTCGAATCCGAACTCGACCGATTCGAGAGCCTGCTCACGGACCTGCTCGAGGTCTCCCGCCACGACGCCGGCATGGCCGAGCTCGCGGTGGCCGAGATGGATGTGCGTACCGCCGTGAAGGACGCCGTCGGCACGGTTGCCCACATTGCCGAGGCCACCGGCGTGGAGGTCGAGGTCGACATGCCCGAGGAGCCGGTTATGGCCGACGTCGACTCGCGGCGCGTCGAGCGAATCCTGCGCAACCTCGTGGCGAACGCGCTCGACCACAGTGAGTCCAAGCCCGTCAAGGTCACCCTGCGGAGCTCGGACGCCGCCCTCGCGGTCTCGGTGCGCGACCACGGAGTGGGGCTCAAGCCCGGCGAGGAGACCCGGGTGTTCAACCGCTTCTGGCGCGCCGACCCCTCGCGCGTGCGTCGCTCCGGTGGCACCGGGCTCGGCCTGGCGATCGCCCTCGAGGATGCCAAGCTCCACGGAGGTCGGCTGGATTGCTGGGGCAGCCCGGGGGAGGGGTCGTGCTTCCGCCTGACCATTCCGCGGCGCCGCGGCGGCACCCTCACCTCGAGCCCGCTGCCCCTCACTCCCGAAGACGAAGCCAGACTCATGCGTACCGGCTCGCCGACCCCGCTCGAGCGGGTCCCCGGGGCAGGGGAGAGCCGGCCATGA
- a CDS encoding LpqB family beta-propeller domain-containing protein → MTRPRFLFVSVALACATGLATTGCATLPSSSSPQVIDTFSPEGSELSVPTPVPDQEPDLLVRDFLKAAAMADQRHAAARQFLTPEAAKSWDDLAETVIVLRADLSAVGGRSADRAEYTLRAEKVGTLDPGGIFREDDGQLEVTIGLTRTDGQWRIDELPPGAVIERTEFFSTYAQRDLFFLSGTGDALVPDPRWTAADRTDVGYSLVNLLATGPRPGLSESVLSRVPASVSVRPGEDGDRTGPTGTTIDFAGLPVLSTQATTEFAAQVVWTLARADVPGPYRLERDGAPLDERYANGWTTEDVRDFNPYPPAEPMRYTLTAADGLVRLEAGGARPAGGPWSDVRGGRNAVVSYNGRTLAVVAGGDEGGPRRILVGAINGAPTEALTARTVAGPTFHPVTGQAWVLVDDARLLRIGMGANGPTVQEMDAGPILSLGSRVTGLRIDQSGAQLAVVVDGKVFIGSMSAETGQPLAGTFRQIGRALGETASSVAWRDRSTIVVGRDTTEAPVATISVDGAIAEPLSQRNISGPVTAVAAAGREIYVVDRRSLLRLDSVAETGDRYWREIPGLAAIRADPVVAG, encoded by the coding sequence ATGACGCGGCCCCGGTTCCTGTTCGTGTCGGTGGCGCTTGCCTGCGCGACCGGGCTTGCGACGACCGGGTGTGCCACGCTGCCGTCGTCGTCGTCGCCGCAGGTCATCGATACCTTCTCTCCGGAGGGTAGCGAACTGTCCGTCCCCACCCCGGTCCCAGACCAGGAACCCGACCTCTTGGTCCGGGACTTCCTCAAGGCCGCGGCGATGGCTGACCAGAGGCACGCCGCCGCCCGCCAGTTCCTCACCCCGGAGGCCGCGAAGAGCTGGGACGATCTCGCGGAGACGGTCATCGTGCTCCGCGCGGACCTCAGTGCAGTGGGCGGTCGGTCGGCGGACCGCGCCGAGTACACGCTGCGCGCGGAGAAGGTCGGCACCCTCGACCCCGGCGGGATTTTCCGCGAGGACGACGGTCAGCTCGAGGTGACCATCGGGTTGACCCGCACGGACGGCCAATGGCGCATCGATGAACTGCCACCCGGGGCGGTGATCGAGCGCACCGAGTTCTTCTCCACCTACGCCCAGCGGGACCTGTTCTTCCTGTCCGGAACCGGCGATGCGCTGGTCCCGGATCCACGTTGGACGGCCGCCGACCGCACGGACGTCGGATACTCCCTGGTCAACCTCCTCGCCACCGGGCCCAGACCCGGGCTATCGGAATCGGTGCTGTCCCGCGTTCCGGCGTCGGTCTCGGTCCGCCCCGGCGAAGACGGGGACCGTACAGGGCCCACGGGTACCACCATCGATTTCGCCGGACTGCCCGTCCTGAGCACCCAGGCGACCACCGAGTTCGCCGCGCAGGTCGTATGGACCCTCGCGCGTGCCGACGTCCCCGGCCCCTACCGCCTCGAACGGGACGGTGCCCCGCTCGACGAGCGGTACGCGAATGGCTGGACCACCGAGGATGTCCGCGACTTCAACCCGTACCCGCCGGCGGAGCCGATGCGCTACACCCTCACCGCCGCAGACGGCCTGGTCCGGCTCGAGGCCGGGGGCGCGCGACCGGCAGGGGGGCCATGGTCGGATGTCCGCGGCGGCCGCAACGCCGTGGTGTCCTACAACGGGCGCACTCTCGCGGTGGTGGCCGGTGGGGACGAGGGCGGACCGCGCCGGATCCTGGTGGGGGCGATCAACGGCGCGCCTACTGAGGCGCTCACCGCGAGGACTGTCGCGGGCCCGACGTTTCACCCGGTCACCGGCCAGGCCTGGGTATTGGTCGACGATGCGCGGCTGCTCCGGATCGGGATGGGGGCTAACGGCCCCACGGTCCAGGAGATGGACGCAGGACCGATACTCTCCCTGGGCTCGCGGGTCACAGGTCTGCGCATAGACCAGTCGGGAGCCCAGCTGGCCGTGGTCGTCGACGGCAAGGTGTTCATCGGCTCGATGTCCGCGGAGACCGGGCAGCCGCTGGCCGGCACATTCCGCCAGATCGGCCGCGCACTGGGGGAGACCGCCTCCTCAGTGGCGTGGCGGGACCGGTCCACGATCGTGGTGGGCCGCGACACCACCGAGGCTCCCGTCGCGACAATCTCTGTGGACGGGGCGATCGCCGAGCCACTGTCCCAGCGCAACATCTCGGGACCGGTGACCGCGGTCGCGGCGGCCGGGCGCGAGATCTATGTGGTGGACCGACGGTCGCTCCTGCGGCTCGACTCCGTCGCCGAGACCGGCGACAGGTACTGGCGGGAGATCCCCGGGCTTGCCGCGATCCGCGCCGACCCCGTGGTCGCGGGCTGA
- a CDS encoding ComF family protein: protein MTVGTEDGPRWWQGNGSWAAALADLVVPLECAGCGHPRQRWCPDCAATLATAPLRVRTRADLGVPVWALSRHAGPAARAVSAYKDRGRTDLARPLGGALAAAVDVLRASGEIAEAAERPTVLVPAPASARARRRRGFDHVRQVVDVLAAELAGSLPGGPVGVAPVLEVRGRVKDASGLGARAREDNLSGRIGRRPLGTPLTASPGAPSTVPALLKTPSTVLLVDDVVTTGATAAHCVAVLESGGLRVTGVLTVTAA, encoded by the coding sequence GTGACCGTCGGGACCGAAGACGGGCCACGTTGGTGGCAGGGTAATGGATCGTGGGCCGCGGCACTCGCCGACCTCGTCGTGCCCCTGGAATGCGCTGGATGCGGACACCCCCGCCAGCGGTGGTGCCCGGACTGCGCGGCGACACTCGCGACCGCCCCGTTGCGCGTACGCACCCGTGCCGATTTGGGGGTTCCGGTCTGGGCGCTGTCCCGGCACGCTGGCCCGGCAGCCCGGGCGGTGTCCGCCTACAAGGACCGCGGACGGACTGACCTGGCCCGACCTCTCGGAGGCGCCTTGGCCGCGGCGGTCGATGTGCTTCGGGCCAGTGGAGAGATCGCCGAGGCCGCGGAGCGTCCCACCGTGCTGGTACCCGCCCCGGCGTCGGCGCGCGCCCGCCGACGGAGGGGGTTCGACCACGTCCGTCAGGTGGTGGACGTCCTCGCTGCCGAACTCGCGGGATCTCTGCCCGGCGGCCCGGTGGGGGTGGCCCCGGTACTCGAGGTCCGTGGACGGGTGAAGGACGCCTCCGGGCTCGGAGCCCGGGCCCGCGAGGACAACCTCTCGGGGCGGATCGGTCGGCGTCCGCTGGGGACCCCGCTGACAGCGTCTCCGGGGGCACCGTCCACTGTCCCCGCCCTGCTGAAAACACCGTCGACGGTGCTGCTCGTCGACGACGTGGTGACCACGGGCGCGACGGCTGCGCACTGTGTCGCGGTTCTGGAATCGGGCGGGCTGCGTGTCACCGGGGTCCTCACCGTGACCGCTGCCTGA